From a region of the Procambarus clarkii isolate CNS0578487 chromosome 18, FALCON_Pclarkii_2.0, whole genome shotgun sequence genome:
- the LOC123753064 gene encoding pre-mRNA 3' end processing protein WDR33-like: MGRTPRGSGKDPRGSEEDPRGSGKDPRGSEEDPRGSEEDPRGSGKDPRGSGKDPRGSEEDPRGSGKDPRGSGKDPRGSEEDPRGSEKDPRGSEEDPRGSEEDPRGSGKDPRGSGKDPRGSEEDPRGSEEDSRGSEEDPRGSEEDPRGSEEDPRGSGKGPQGFRKGPQGFRRGPQGFRRGPQGFRRGPQGFRRGPQGFRRGPQGFRRGPQGFRKGPPGVQERTPGVQKRTPGVQKRTPGVQKRTPGVQKRTPGVQKRTPGSRRGPQDPGEDPRIQERTPRIQERTPGSRRGPQDPGEDPRIQERTPGSRRGPQDPGEDPRIQERTPGSRRGPQDPGEDPRIQERTPGSRRGPQDPGEDPRIQERTPGSSRGPQDPGEDPRIQERTPGSRRGPQDPGEDPRIQERTPGSRRGPQDPGEDPRIQERTPGSRRGPQDPGKDPRIQERTPGSRKGPRDPGKDPRIQERTPGSRKGPQDPGKDPRIQERTPGSRKGPQDPGKDPRIQ; encoded by the coding sequence atgggaaggacccccaggggTTCAGGAAAGGACCCCAGGGGTTCAGAAGAGGACCCCAGGGGTTCAGGAAAGGACCCCAGGGGTTCAGAAGAGGACCCCAGGGGTTCAGAAGAGGACCCCAGGGGTTCGGGAAAGGACCCCAGGGGTTCAGGAAAGGACCCCAGGGGTTCAGAAGAGGACCCCAGGGGTTCGGGAAAGGACCCCAGGGGTTCAGGAAAGGACCCCAGGGGTTCAGAAGAGGACCCCAGGGGTTCAGAAAAGGACCCCAGGGGTTCAGAAGAGGACCCCAGGGGTTCAGAAGAGGACCCCAGGGGTTCAGGAAAGGACCCCAGGGGTTCAGGAAAGGACCCCAGGGGTTCAGAAGAGGACCCCAGGGGTTCAGAAGAGGACTCCAGGGGTTCAGAAGAGGACCCCAGGGGTTCAGAAGAGGACCCCAGGGGTTCAGAAGAGGACCCCAGGGGTTCAGGAAAGGGCCCCCAGGGGTTCAGGAAAGGACCCCAGGGGTTCAGAAGAGGACCCCAGGGGTTCAGAAGAGGACCCCAGGGGTTCAGAAGAGGACCCCAGGGGTTCAGAAGAGGACCCCAGGGGTTCAGAAGAGGACCCCAGGGGTTCAGAAGAGGACCTCAGGGGTTCAGGAAAGGACCCCCAGGGGTTCAGGAAAGGACCCCAGGGGTTCAGAAGAGGACCCCAGGGGTTCAGAAGAGGACCCCAGGGGTTCAGAAGAGGACCCCAGGGGTTCAGAAGAGGACCCCAGGGGTTCAGAAGAGGACCCCAGGATCCAGGAGAGGACCCCAGGATCCAGGAGAGGACCCCAGGATCCAGGAGAGGACCCCCAGGATCCAGGAGAGGACCCCAGGATCCAGGAGAGGACCCCAGGATCCAGGAGAGGACCCCAGGATCCAGGAGAGGACCCCAGGATCCAGGAGAGGACCCCAGGATCCAGGAGAGGACCCCAGGATCCAGGAGAGGACCCCAGGATCCAGGAGAGGACCCCAGGATCCAGGAGAGGACCCCAGGATCCAGGAGAGGACCCCAGGATCCAGGAGAGGACCCCAGGATCCAGGAGAGGACCCCAGGATCCAGGAGAGGACCCCAGGATCCAGTAGAGGACCCCAGGATCCAGGAGAGGACCCCAGGATCCAGGAGAGGACCCCAGGATCCAGGAGAGGACCCCAGGATCCAGGAGAGGACCCCAGGATCCAGGAGAGGACCCCAGGATCCAGGAGAGGACCCCAGGATCCAGGAGAGGACCCCAGGATCCAGGAGAGGACCCCAGGATCCAGGAGAGGACCCCAGGATCCAGGAAAGGACCCCAGGATCCAGGAAAGGACCCCAGGATCCAGGAAAGGACCCCGGGATCCAGGAAAGGACCCCAGGATCCAGGAAAGGACCCCGGGATCCAGGAAAGGACCCCAGGATCCAGGAAAGGACCCCAGGATCCAGGAAAGGACCCCAGGATCCAGGAAAGGACCCCAGGATCCAGGAAAGGACCCCAGGATCCAGTAA